CACCTCTTTTATTATGAAACAGGTGGACTTGCTTCTCTAGCTGGTGTTCAGGCAAGAACGTTAGAGGGGATAAATGGTCAAATGCAAATGGATGACATTCAAGATGCCATTCGTGGAAATGATATTCATTATCCGAAAACGAGCTTAATAGCTCTTGAAAATACACATGCACGATCAGGCGGCAGAATATCGCCAACTAGTTATATGAATGATGTTTACACGCTTGCCAATAACCAAGGGATTTCGGTTCATTTAGATGGGGCCAGAATTTTTAATGCCTCCATAGGATTAGGTGTTCCTCCTAAGGAAATTGCACAGTATGCAGACACGGTTCAATTCTGTCTCTCAAAGGGGTTAAGTGCTCCGATGGGATCCATATTAGCAGGAAAGAAAGAGGTTATTGCTAAAGCTAGAAAATGGCGCAAGACACTAGGAGGCGGAACAAGGCAAGCAGGAGTGGTTGGCGCTGCCGGAATCATTGCCTTAGAAAAAATGATAGACCGGCTTGTTTTTGATCATGAAAATGCAAAAGAACTAGCAAGGAAGCTAGAGCCACTTCCAGGACTTAATATAGATTCAGTGGGGATAGAATCAAATATTGTCATCCTGTCTGTTAAGGAGTTGGGCATCGATTCTGTTCAATTTGCTCAGCTATTGAAAGAAAGAGGCGTGTTAGCTAACGCTTTAGAGAAATATAAAGTTCGCTTTGTTACACATCGTGAAATTGGAGAGGATGATATTAAGAAAGTAAGTGAAGTTATTAGGGATATAACAATATTATATCAATAATTAATATCTGGCAGTATATGAATATTGTTTTTTTATGTTTTACGATCTTAGTAAAGCATAGCGCAAAAACTTACAGCAGGCTAAGTAAGGGCGGGGGATGACTATCCTAATACTATGACAGACTCTATCAGCTATATCCTATTTCATTTATGTTAATATATATTCACTATCCTACAGAGCTTCAAGCTAATGATTGATTAATATTTTTGAAGCTCATATAAGACCAATAATGATGAGCGTAAACAAGGAGGGGGTATCTATTTCAGTTCAGAAATTATTCCTGGATCGTGTGAAAGAAAACAGCATAAAGCTCACTAAATCTCAGAAGTTAGTAACGGATTATATCATCAATAATATAGAAAAGTCTTCCTATATGACAGCATCAAAAATAGGTGAAAACATTGAAGTGAGTGAGTCAACTGTTATTCGTGTCGCCAGTAATTTGGGGTATAAGAGTTTTTCGGAGATGCAATCATCGATACAAGAAGAATTCATATTTAATCAGACTAGCCGAAGATTACAAATGGCGAGTAATAAAATTAACAAACACAATGCCTTTAGCCAAAGCGTGAATACAGACATTTCCAACATTCAATCTACGATAGATAAAATGAATATGAATGATTTTGAAGAAGTAATAAGGTTGATTGGAGGAGCCAGAAATATCTATACGTTAGGTTTTCGCTCGTCTATTGCTGACGCATATTATTTAGGGTTTGCTTTGAATAGAATGTTAGGGAACGTAACGCCTATTACATCTACTGGAATGGATTTAGACAATTGTTTAATGACAGCCGATGAGCAAAGTCTGGTTATTGCTTTTTCTTTTTCGCGTTATACCAAACATACAATTGAATGCATAGAATATGTAAAAACAAAAAAACATGCAAAAGTTGTCTCCATCACAGACAGTATTAAGAGTCCAATTGTACCTATGAGTGACTACTTTTTCTTAACATCTGCAGATTCATTATCCGCCCATTATTCCCATGTTTCTAGTTTTACTATTATAAATGCGATTTTAGCAACTGTTGGTCAATATTATAATGAAAGAGTCATTCAGAATTTAAATAATGATGAAAGAAATTTAATGGAAAAGAATACTTTTTATTTATGAGTTTTAATATACTGTAAAATAAATTATTGTAAAGATGAAGACATAACAACTAAAAAAGTAAAACATGGTTCTAGGCCAATAATTTATATCCAATTTACAAATAATGCTGAATTTCTTTCCGATAACCGGGTTGATTATGTGAAAATATTGTTTTAATAAAGCAAAGCTTATGTGATTGTTGATTTGAGTGCAAATTTAATTACTATATAAGTTGAATTAAAGGTTCCAACGTTTTTAAAACAGGGTATAGATTATAAAATACCTTGAAAGGATTTGAAAGCTATAAACGTTCGAAGCCAGATGGAAGAATTGAAAGAAGCGATGAAAACTGCTACAGATTCTCGTCACTATGAACGCTAACGCTATCAATGAGAAACGGTATCGACTCAAGTTCCGGCAGATGTCGTTTTTACTGCCAGATATAATTGGACATTATCTCTTATTACGCAATTTGTTAAAAACCAAAGGGACATTAGTTATAGTTTGCGTGGGATGTTACCTCTTTTATACTCGCTTGGATTAAGCTATACCCGCCCAACTTATACGATTGAGAAAGCAGATCCTGAAAACAGAAAGAATTTACAGATACAACCTTTCCCGCTTTAAAAAAACTAGTAAATGAAGAGATACGTAAAGATGAACCGATGATACGAGATTACCAGGCTACACAGCGCACATGATTTTTAAAGGGAAAGCAGTGAATTATCCCAATGCATGGACAACACAAAGGTGTAAAACTGGTTGGCACATTGAACTTTGAAACTGGTAAAATATGCTGCATCGAAGAAGAAAAGTTTGATGCAGCTGCTTTTCTAACATTTTTAACTGTGGCACTCGAACATTATCCTGTCGGTAAAATAGTTATCATATAAGACAATGCCCAGATTCACCACGCCAAACTCCTTCGCCCATTTTTGGATGAAAACAAAGGACGGCTGGACCTTGTGTACTTATCTCCCTACAGCCCAGAGCTCAACCTCATTGAATGTTTACGGGAATGGCTGAAAGAATCTGTCATTAACAATGTTTTTTCCAGATGTCTGAAAAATTGCGCTCAAGGTCAGAGAATTTATTGGTGGTATTAATAGTGTAAGGATACAATTATCGATCAGCTTTGTGTCAGGATATAAGTTAAAATCATAAATTCAACTTATATAATCGTCAAAATGATTGTTTAAGTGATATTTGTTATGGAATTATATGAAAAAAATAGGTATAATGTTCTGAAAAGAAGAAAGAAAACATAGGTAATGTCAACAAGTCCTATTGATTGTGTATAATATATTTACGTTAACATTGATCTAAGCGCATTTAAGTCAGACTTGATTAGGTATTATATGAAATGGTCAACCAGTAGAGTTTTATCCTGAATTAAACTGCAGTAAAGTCCCCACTTAAGAATGTAAAGTCATCGAAATACTACAAGTGAGAGGAAACTTGCTGTAAAACCCGGTTTCTTTTGAATTAACATTTTAAGGGGGAAGGAAAAACTCTAACAGAGTGAAATATCATTTTATTGAGTGAGATTTTGGATATATCATGTGTGTAATTTTTTATTGCTAGGAGTTGTTATTATGAGAGCATCGGAAACATCAATATATGCCATTATTCTTGCAGCTGGAACATCGAGTCGAATGGGGAAACCAAAACAATTACTTTCTTTTGGTAACAATAATCTCCTTGATACAGTGATTCGTCTTGTATCATCAGAGGATTTTACTGAAATATTGACCGTCATAGGTAGGGAAGCGGAAACTATTCAAAAAGCAATTACCATCGGTGACCCGCGTTTTCAATGGGTTATTAATCCAAATTTTGAAAAAGGTCAAAGCACTTCTTTACATAAAGCGATTGAACATACATCGGGAACCCCAATAAATGTTATAATTTTTTTAGGAGATTTACCATTTCTTAAGTCAGAAACAATTCAAACGGTTTTTAATGTGGGGAAGAAGAAATTGCAGAGTATACGTGAACCCTTTGTCGTTAGACCAAAGTTGAAAGGGAAGGTTGGTCATCCAGTTTTTTTGGGGAATATTGAACGCGGATGGTTCAATCAATTACAAGGAGATCAAGGCGTAAAATTAATCCTAAAGCAAATTCACAACCGTACAGAAGTAGAAGTTTTAGACGAGGGGATTTTGTTTGATATCGACACCCCAGAAGATTATGAAAAGGCAGTAACACTGCTGAATAAGAAACATAAATAAACATCTACCAAGGATGTTCTAGCAAAGAACGAAGTTTTCAACTCGTGAAGAGTAAAGCTATCTGACGAGGGAAATGTGCCCTAGGAGTAAGCGCTAAAAAAAGAAAGTGGGTCATTTGTTTAAATATTCGAATTAGTTATGAGTTTTATTTTTATAAAAATCCACGTATATAAATTATTTTTGTAGTTAAGGTTAAAAATATTCAAATTTACTTATCAAATAAGGTATAGTAGTAAAAAGATAGAATTTTTTTACTATACTATTTCAGAATAAAAAACGCAAAAATGAAAGCGTTTTACATTTGGGAGGGGTATTAATGAATCTAGTCAGAATGTTTGATTATGCTGTTGAAAGAAATCCTAATGAAGTTGCCATTGTGGAAGGAAATAATCATTATTCTTATAAAGAGGTAAAGAACATTGTAAATCATGTTGCTTCCTCTCTTTACCGCTTAGGAATAAAAAAGGGGGACCGAATTGCCATTTTACTTAGAAATCGTATGGAAGCCATTGTATTATTTTGGGCAACTCAGAAAGTCGGTGCAGTGTTTTCTCCAATTAATATCAAACAATCTACAGAAATCATTCATTATTGTATCAATGATTTAGACGTTAAAATGATTGTAACTGAAAAATCAACTGAGCATCTCATTGAGCGCGGAAAGATTGATTATCGTCCACTATTTATCACCATTGATGGAGAAGATGATGTTACATATAATGAATTATTACAAGAAAATGAGAATGATTTTTTTTATATTCCAATTTATGAAGAAGATTTATCGATAATCCTTTATACATCTGGTACGTCTGGAATACCAAAAGGTGTGCCCCGAACTCATCTGAATGAATATTCATCTACTTTAACTTATGTTTTTCATTGCCATTATAAATGGATGGATACTTCCTTAGGTGTTATTTCGTTACATCATACAATGGGGATGCGTTCCTTGCTTAGCACGTTTCTATTAAATGGGACGATTATTCTTTTAAAAGAGTTTGATCCTAATGAAGCTTGTCAGCTGATTCAAGATCAAAAAGTGACTAGTCTTTATTTATTACCAAGTATGTATCACGAAATGGTGACACTTACAGATATCCAGCAATATAATTTCGAACAGTTGCGCGTTATTTCTTATGCTGGTGCTCCGATGACAAATAAACTGATACAAAAATGTCAGGTAGTTTTTCAGCCGACTTATTTTATTAATCAGTATGGGAGCACAGAAATATTTACACATTGCATTTGTCAAGATGTTATAAATAAGCCCAGGTGTGTCGGAAAGCCTGGTATTCATCAAAAAATTAAAATAATTGAAGCAGACATCGAGCGCATAAAATCAGAGGAAGATGTTGTCTCTAATGGAGAGATTGGAGAAATTATTGTACATATGGGTTCACCAGAGGCATTCAAAGGTTATTGGAATAAACCAGAAATTACGAAGAAAAGTGTAAAAAATGATTGGTATTATACCGGAGACTTAGGGTATAAGGATGAATCTGATGATATTTGCATTGTTGGTCGTGTTGATGAAATGATTTTACATGCTGGTGAGAATATTTTTCCTATCGAAATCGAGAATATTTTATTAAAGCATCCAGAGGTAAAAGAAGTAATGGTTGTTGGGGAGGAAGATGAACGGTGGGGACAAGTTGTTGTCGCCTATATTGTGCCAAATGATGAATTTTTAACGGCAGAAGAACTGGATATTTTTTGTAAAAAACATTCAAGCTTATCAAATTATAAACGGCCAAGAAGGTATATTTTCAGGGCATCTCTACTGAAAACCGCATCCGGAAAAATATTTCGTAAAAAAATAAATCTATAATATATTGAATTTTTGAATTATTGTAATTTTAAAAGTAGAAAGAGAGGGGGGATAATTTGCCGAATATTTTAATCGTCGATGATGAATTTGAAAGTAGAAATGCTGTAATGGACTACCTTGCAACAAGTAGTATTGGTTATTACACGGTACATGAGG
The nucleotide sequence above comes from Oceanobacillus timonensis. Encoded proteins:
- the ltaE gene encoding low-specificity L-threonine aldolase codes for the protein MQIDLRSDTVTKPTQEMREAMLYALVGDDVYGEDPTINQLEQLSANILGKEAALFLTSGTQANQVAVLSQTRPGEEIILEKNSHLFYYETGGLASLAGVQARTLEGINGQMQMDDIQDAIRGNDIHYPKTSLIALENTHARSGGRISPTSYMNDVYTLANNQGISVHLDGARIFNASIGLGVPPKEIAQYADTVQFCLSKGLSAPMGSILAGKKEVIAKARKWRKTLGGGTRQAGVVGAAGIIALEKMIDRLVFDHENAKELARKLEPLPGLNIDSVGIESNIVILSVKELGIDSVQFAQLLKERGVLANALEKYKVRFVTHREIGEDDIKKVSEVIRDITILYQ
- a CDS encoding MurR/RpiR family transcriptional regulator — translated: MSVNKEGVSISVQKLFLDRVKENSIKLTKSQKLVTDYIINNIEKSSYMTASKIGENIEVSESTVIRVASNLGYKSFSEMQSSIQEEFIFNQTSRRLQMASNKINKHNAFSQSVNTDISNIQSTIDKMNMNDFEEVIRLIGGARNIYTLGFRSSIADAYYLGFALNRMLGNVTPITSTGMDLDNCLMTADEQSLVIAFSFSRYTKHTIECIEYVKTKKHAKVVSITDSIKSPIVPMSDYFFLTSADSLSAHYSHVSSFTIINAILATVGQYYNERVIQNLNNDERNLMEKNTFYL
- a CDS encoding transposase — translated: MHHAKLLRPFLDENKGRLDLVYLSPYSPELNLIECLREWLKESVINNVFSRCLKNCAQGQRIYWWY
- a CDS encoding nucleotidyltransferase family protein, yielding MRASETSIYAIILAAGTSSRMGKPKQLLSFGNNNLLDTVIRLVSSEDFTEILTVIGREAETIQKAITIGDPRFQWVINPNFEKGQSTSLHKAIEHTSGTPINVIIFLGDLPFLKSETIQTVFNVGKKKLQSIREPFVVRPKLKGKVGHPVFLGNIERGWFNQLQGDQGVKLILKQIHNRTEVEVLDEGILFDIDTPEDYEKAVTLLNKKHK
- a CDS encoding class I adenylate-forming enzyme family protein is translated as MNLVRMFDYAVERNPNEVAIVEGNNHYSYKEVKNIVNHVASSLYRLGIKKGDRIAILLRNRMEAIVLFWATQKVGAVFSPINIKQSTEIIHYCINDLDVKMIVTEKSTEHLIERGKIDYRPLFITIDGEDDVTYNELLQENENDFFYIPIYEEDLSIILYTSGTSGIPKGVPRTHLNEYSSTLTYVFHCHYKWMDTSLGVISLHHTMGMRSLLSTFLLNGTIILLKEFDPNEACQLIQDQKVTSLYLLPSMYHEMVTLTDIQQYNFEQLRVISYAGAPMTNKLIQKCQVVFQPTYFINQYGSTEIFTHCICQDVINKPRCVGKPGIHQKIKIIEADIERIKSEEDVVSNGEIGEIIVHMGSPEAFKGYWNKPEITKKSVKNDWYYTGDLGYKDESDDICIVGRVDEMILHAGENIFPIEIENILLKHPEVKEVMVVGEEDERWGQVVVAYIVPNDEFLTAEELDIFCKKHSSLSNYKRPRRYIFRASLLKTASGKIFRKKINL